A genomic segment from Nitrospira sp. encodes:
- a CDS encoding GTP-binding and nucleic acid-binding protein YchF, whose protein sequence is MGLCCGMIGLPNVGKTTVYNALTGGGALAANYPFATVDPNTGIALVPDPRLAVLTDIFKSKKTTYSTLEVRDIAGLVEGASKGEGLGNQFLGHIREVDALLHVVRCFQSTDVVHVSGGVDPIRDIGTIETELMLADLDTLDRRKQKTEKKVRAGDKKAAAELAFVQKLMGLLDKGEWLGNLEYAAEERVMLAEFQLLAAKPVLFVANVSENARADEAMVAKVREFADRRRARVVTICGQFEAELSSLSDAERTDFLKEMGLTESGLVRLTREAYQLLKIVTFFTAGEVESRAWPIPEGTKAPQAAGKIHTDMERGFIRAEVYHYNDLLACGSETKVKEKGLFRLEGKDYVIKEADIVYFRFNV, encoded by the coding sequence ATGGGGTTGTGTTGCGGTATGATCGGGTTGCCGAACGTCGGGAAGACGACGGTCTATAACGCCTTGACCGGCGGCGGGGCGCTGGCGGCCAACTATCCGTTCGCGACCGTCGATCCGAACACCGGCATCGCGTTGGTGCCGGACCCGCGTCTTGCCGTGCTGACCGATATCTTCAAGTCGAAGAAAACCACCTACAGCACGCTGGAAGTCCGCGACATCGCCGGCCTCGTCGAAGGTGCGAGCAAGGGCGAAGGGCTGGGGAACCAGTTTCTGGGGCACATCCGGGAAGTCGATGCGCTGTTGCATGTCGTGCGTTGTTTCCAGAGCACGGATGTAGTGCATGTGAGCGGCGGCGTGGACCCTATCCGCGATATCGGGACGATCGAAACCGAGTTGATGTTGGCCGATCTCGACACACTCGACCGCCGTAAGCAAAAGACGGAAAAGAAAGTGCGGGCCGGGGACAAGAAAGCGGCCGCCGAACTCGCCTTCGTCCAGAAGCTGATGGGCCTCCTCGACAAGGGAGAATGGCTGGGCAATCTCGAATACGCAGCGGAAGAGCGGGTCATGCTGGCGGAATTCCAGTTGCTCGCCGCCAAGCCGGTACTCTTCGTGGCGAACGTGTCGGAGAATGCCAGGGCGGACGAGGCCATGGTCGCGAAGGTCCGCGAGTTCGCCGACCGCCGTCGCGCGCGAGTTGTCACCATCTGCGGCCAGTTTGAGGCCGAACTCTCGTCTCTCTCCGATGCCGAACGGACCGACTTTCTCAAAGAAATGGGGCTGACGGAATCCGGACTGGTTCGGCTCACTCGAGAAGCCTATCAACTCCTCAAGATCGTCACCTTCTTCACGGCCGGTGAAGTCGAATCCCGCGCCTGGCCGATCCCCGAAGGCACCAAAGCGCCGCAGGCAGCCGGGAAGATCCACACCGACATGGAACGCGGCTTCATCCGAGCCGAGGTCTATCACTACAACGATTTGCTGGCTTGCGGGAGTGAGACCAAGGTAAAGGAGAAGGGTTTGTTCCGCCTCGAAGGCAAAGACTACGTCATCAAAGAAGCCGACATCGTCTACTTCCGCTTCAACGTGTAG
- a CDS encoding Indoleamine 2,3-dioxygenase: MTTSGHQPLSLAMFDMSAERGFLPTTDPLEHLPDEPVLNQLGAELPKFLAARQVRHFVQDRQEVMGAVADDWGLDAYRCVMRILSFAGHAYVWEDPDHPASRLPAGLALPWYGVAKQLGRPPVLSYASYALQNWRRLDPQKPVELGNIVLLQNFLGGLDEEWFVLVHIEIEAEAGPGLQGLVQAHNAVQEQREDEVLQGLHTVAVAQEGMRETLLRMPERCDPYIYYSRVRPYIHGWKNSPALSDGLLYEGVTAYGDRPQQFRGETGSQSSIVPTLDAGLGVRHADDPLTQYLEEMRDYMPPRHRAFVATLEQRMDGQRRPLLYGYVRDRKTKHPELWKAFCVCVDLLAQFREIHIGYAERYIFRQHQSHASNPTAVGTGGTPFMPYLNKHLEETKRFIQD, translated from the coding sequence ATGACGACGTCCGGTCACCAGCCTCTTTCCCTTGCCATGTTCGACATGTCGGCCGAACGCGGATTTCTGCCGACGACGGATCCGCTGGAGCACCTTCCCGATGAGCCGGTGTTGAACCAACTCGGCGCGGAGCTTCCGAAGTTTCTCGCCGCACGACAGGTCAGACACTTCGTTCAAGATCGCCAGGAGGTCATGGGGGCGGTAGCCGACGACTGGGGACTCGATGCCTACCGTTGCGTGATGCGCATCCTGTCCTTTGCCGGTCATGCCTATGTCTGGGAAGATCCAGACCATCCAGCTTCCCGTCTGCCGGCTGGTCTGGCGCTGCCCTGGTACGGCGTCGCAAAGCAGCTCGGCCGACCGCCGGTCCTTTCCTATGCTTCCTATGCGCTGCAGAACTGGCGTCGCCTCGACCCGCAGAAGCCCGTCGAACTGGGTAATATCGTACTCCTGCAGAATTTTCTCGGCGGCTTGGACGAAGAATGGTTCGTCCTCGTCCATATTGAAATCGAAGCGGAGGCAGGGCCGGGGTTGCAGGGGTTGGTGCAGGCGCACAATGCGGTGCAGGAGCAGAGGGAGGACGAGGTGCTGCAGGGGCTCCACACCGTGGCTGTGGCGCAGGAGGGGATGCGCGAAACCCTCCTCCGGATGCCGGAGCGCTGTGACCCCTATATCTATTACAGTCGGGTACGGCCCTACATTCACGGCTGGAAAAACAGCCCTGCTCTGTCGGATGGGTTGCTCTACGAAGGTGTGACGGCCTACGGAGACCGGCCGCAACAGTTTCGAGGCGAAACCGGGTCACAAAGTTCGATAGTTCCCACTCTCGACGCGGGCCTTGGCGTGCGCCATGCCGATGATCCGTTGACTCAATATCTTGAAGAGATGCGCGACTACATGCCGCCGCGTCATCGCGCGTTTGTCGCAACGTTGGAACAACGAATGGATGGCCAACGACGTCCCCTGTTGTATGGCTATGTTCGCGATCGCAAAACGAAGCACCCAGAACTATGGAAGGCCTTCTGTGTCTGCGTGGATCTGCTCGCGCAATTCCGTGAAATTCACATCGGCTATGCCGAACGGTATATCTTTCGACAACATCAATCGCATGCGAGCAACCCGACCGCCGTGGGTACGGGCGGCACGCCCTTCATGCCCTACCTGAACAAGCACCTCGAAGAGACGAAGCGCTTCATCCAGGACTGA
- a CDS encoding Ribose-phosphate pyrophosphokinase gives MNRELKLFSGSANPALAREICAYLDLPLGAATVSSFSDGEIRMRVEENVRGADVFVVQSCCPPVNDSIMEMLIMIDALKRSSANRITAVIPYFGYARQDRKDQPRVPISAKLVADLVTTAGADRVLTMDLHASQIQGFFNIPVDHLYALPVLMDYITKRKISDLVVVSPDAGGVERARAFAKRLQANLAIIDKRREGPNQAQVMNIIGDVQGKSALLLDDMIDTAGTIVQGAQACFEKGAREVWAGCTHGVLSGPALERLQQSCLTEVLVTDSIPLRGKEQTCPKLKVLSVAPLLGEAIRRIHEDESVSSLFV, from the coding sequence ATGAACAGGGAACTCAAGCTCTTTTCGGGCAGTGCCAATCCTGCGCTTGCGAGGGAGATCTGTGCCTATCTCGATCTGCCGCTCGGTGCGGCGACCGTGTCCTCGTTCAGCGACGGCGAAATCCGGATGCGTGTCGAGGAAAATGTGCGCGGGGCGGATGTGTTCGTCGTCCAGTCCTGCTGTCCTCCGGTAAACGACTCGATCATGGAAATGCTCATCATGATCGACGCCTTGAAACGCTCGTCGGCCAACCGCATCACGGCGGTGATTCCCTATTTCGGTTATGCCAGGCAGGACCGCAAGGATCAGCCGCGCGTGCCGATCTCGGCGAAGCTGGTCGCCGACCTCGTTACGACCGCCGGCGCAGACCGGGTGCTCACGATGGACCTCCATGCGAGTCAGATTCAGGGCTTCTTCAATATTCCGGTGGACCACCTCTACGCCCTGCCGGTCTTGATGGACTACATTACGAAACGGAAGATTTCCGATTTAGTCGTCGTGTCTCCGGACGCCGGCGGAGTGGAGCGGGCTCGAGCGTTCGCGAAACGGCTGCAGGCCAACCTCGCCATCATCGACAAGCGTCGTGAAGGGCCGAACCAAGCGCAGGTGATGAACATCATCGGCGACGTCCAGGGAAAAAGCGCCTTGTTGCTCGACGACATGATCGATACGGCCGGCACGATCGTGCAAGGAGCCCAGGCCTGTTTCGAAAAGGGAGCCCGCGAGGTGTGGGCCGGTTGTACGCATGGGGTCCTGTCGGGACCGGCGCTTGAACGGCTCCAACAGTCCTGTCTGACGGAAGTCCTTGTGACCGATTCGATTCCGTTGCGCGGGAAAGAGCAAACATGTCCGAAATTGAAAGTGTTGTCGGTGGCTCCCCTGCTGGGGGAAGCCATTCGTCGCATTCATGAAGACGAATCGGTGAGTTCCCTATTCGTGTAG
- a CDS encoding 4-diphosphocytidyl-2-C-methyl-D-erythritol kinase, producing the protein MNSPNLRVLTPAKINLILRVLERRVDGFHAIWSLMQTVGLEDELTFTMQPGGSHRIDLRCDHALLAANQSNLVYRAAQLVLERVDRAVDLSITLTKRIPLGAGLGGGSSDAAATILGLTRLLGLDWSVAQMAEVGQRLGSDVPFFFLAPAACVTGRGEQVLPVQVKGARWITLVNPGFPVETKWAYQQLSAGRTSVRPLSQALQQLGGRSVLDWSEIIPLVENDFEGPVFAHHPVLAEIKRRLVSLGADVALLSGSGATMFGVFLDQVGAERAAASFACEPNMKAYAVPTAGAPTIIKA; encoded by the coding sequence GTGAACTCTCCCAACCTGCGTGTCCTGACCCCCGCTAAAATCAATCTTATCCTCCGGGTGCTCGAACGGCGAGTTGACGGCTTTCACGCCATATGGTCGTTGATGCAGACCGTCGGACTCGAAGACGAACTGACCTTCACGATGCAACCAGGCGGAAGCCATCGCATCGATCTGCGCTGCGACCATGCCCTGCTGGCGGCGAATCAGAGTAATCTGGTCTATCGGGCCGCACAGCTGGTGCTGGAACGGGTCGATCGAGCGGTGGATCTGTCGATCACCCTTACCAAGCGCATTCCCCTCGGAGCCGGCCTGGGCGGAGGCAGCAGCGATGCGGCCGCCACCATTCTTGGGCTGACGAGACTCTTGGGGTTGGACTGGTCGGTCGCGCAGATGGCCGAGGTGGGACAACGGTTGGGGAGCGACGTGCCGTTTTTTTTCTTGGCGCCCGCCGCCTGCGTGACGGGCCGTGGCGAGCAGGTATTGCCGGTACAGGTGAAGGGAGCCAGGTGGATCACGCTCGTGAACCCCGGATTTCCCGTCGAAACGAAATGGGCTTACCAACAGCTCTCAGCCGGCAGGACGTCGGTGCGTCCCTTGTCTCAAGCCCTGCAGCAATTGGGTGGTCGGTCGGTGTTGGATTGGTCGGAGATTATTCCGTTAGTGGAAAACGATTTTGAAGGTCCGGTCTTCGCCCACCATCCGGTGCTGGCTGAGATCAAGCGACGACTGGTGAGCCTGGGGGCCGACGTCGCCCTTTTATCCGGAAGCGGGGCGACGATGTTCGGAGTCTTCCTTGATCAGGTCGGAGCGGAACGGGCCGCAGCGTCATTTGCCTGCGAGCCGAACATGAAGGCCTATGCCGTGCCGACCGCCGGTGCTCCGACCATCATTAAGGCTTGA
- a CDS encoding Transposase yields MKRDGRTLEHGTLETIRTMAVARVREGERPSEVIASYGFHRCTIYSWLKAARGRGRGLKALAARPATGRPRTLTAAQERQVCRWINGKTPLQYGFDFGLWTRQIVRELIVRRFGVRLSLASIGAVRARQGLTPQKPLQRAYQRETYPAIARTAKRDKAEISFWDESGFRADAVQGTTWGAKGQTPVGSVPGQRQGISAASAISSKGAFWFATYSGALTGALFVDLLRRMMRGRRKPLHLILDGLPAHKTRAVKEYVAGLDGKLTVHYLSGYAPDLNPDELVWSHATRTGHARRPPQNGERLADRITAQLAEMARRPALVRSFFSHPSVAYISAC; encoded by the coding sequence ATGAAGCGAGACGGACGCACCCTCGAGCACGGGACCTTGGAGACCATCCGCACGATGGCCGTGGCGCGTGTGCGCGAGGGTGAACGTCCGAGCGAGGTGATCGCCAGTTACGGGTTTCATCGCTGCACGATTTACAGCTGGCTCAAGGCGGCCCGCGGTCGAGGCCGGGGACTCAAGGCGTTGGCGGCACGCCCGGCGACCGGTCGCCCACGGACTCTGACCGCGGCGCAGGAACGGCAGGTGTGTCGCTGGATCAACGGCAAGACCCCGCTGCAGTACGGGTTCGATTTTGGACTGTGGACCCGCCAGATCGTGCGCGAATTGATCGTCCGGCGATTCGGCGTGCGCCTGAGCCTGGCTTCGATCGGGGCGGTGCGGGCGCGCCAGGGACTGACGCCGCAGAAGCCGTTGCAGCGCGCCTACCAGCGCGAGACGTATCCGGCGATTGCGCGCACAGCCAAGCGGGACAAGGCCGAGATCTCTTTCTGGGACGAGTCCGGCTTTCGTGCCGATGCGGTGCAAGGCACGACCTGGGGTGCCAAGGGCCAGACCCCGGTGGGGTCGGTCCCAGGCCAGCGCCAGGGCATCAGCGCCGCCTCGGCGATCAGTTCCAAGGGGGCGTTCTGGTTCGCCACTTATTCTGGTGCATTGACCGGCGCGCTGTTCGTGGACCTGCTGCGCCGGATGATGCGCGGACGCCGCAAGCCCCTGCATCTGATCCTCGATGGATTGCCAGCCCACAAGACCCGCGCGGTCAAGGAATACGTCGCGGGGCTCGACGGCAAGCTGACCGTGCATTACCTGTCCGGCTATGCCCCAGACCTCAACCCCGATGAGTTGGTCTGGAGCCATGCCACGCGTACCGGCCACGCACGCCGGCCGCCGCAGAACGGCGAACGTCTGGCCGACCGCATCACCGCGCAACTCGCCGAGATGGCGCGCCGCCCCGCACTCGTCCGCTCGTTCTTCAGCCATCCCAGTGTTGCCTATATTTCTGCCTGCTGA
- a CDS encoding Sensor protein zraS, producing the protein MQQLKTRLHWLMGLRVVVVTLLLGLSLAFQATRGEHVPIFSALIVFTYAITLVYAVFLRYLSTHEALTVFTWVQVAMDFLLETVLVASTGGIESPFAVLYVITVTVASLVPRRRVGLVTGSACTLLFGFITAVQYSGLLQPSGWVTSSKLAGAEALQTFGAYGLAFLFVGFLSGVLADQLRHADQSLREKEQGLTRLQVFHENIVRSISSGVFTTDEAGRITSFNPAAHEVTGYAFQEVQGRSWREVFNWHPSGSSEEQEQTTSTSARFEVECQHADGSRLVLGMTVSPLHEQGAQRGLVGVFKDLTQIRYLEEEMRRREWLANLGEMSAGMAHEIRNPLGALAGAMQMLRQDVGSDETSQRLMDIAIREAKRLDNIITEFLQYARPPALNLREHDLNKVLADTLDLIQHEARSRKGMTIVPKMAVGALTAQVDQDQLKQVFWNLAVNAFDAMAAGGVLAIATGSRRVEVEGRRTDVIEIAFQDKGEGIPKQNFDKIFLPFFTTKKEGSGLGLAQVHRIVELHGGWIKVESDVGRGARFVVCLPQSAETGVRLRHEGREPWKRF; encoded by the coding sequence ATGCAGCAGCTGAAGACCAGACTCCATTGGTTGATGGGCCTGCGCGTCGTGGTGGTGACGCTGTTGCTGGGGCTGTCGCTGGCCTTTCAGGCGACACGCGGCGAACATGTGCCGATCTTCTCCGCTCTGATCGTCTTTACTTACGCAATCACTCTTGTCTATGCCGTCTTCCTTCGTTACCTGAGCACCCACGAAGCATTGACCGTCTTCACGTGGGTGCAGGTCGCGATGGATTTTCTGCTTGAGACGGTCCTCGTCGCGAGCACCGGGGGCATCGAAAGTCCGTTCGCCGTGCTCTATGTCATTACGGTCACGGTGGCGAGTCTCGTCCCCCGCAGGCGCGTGGGGTTGGTGACCGGATCCGCCTGTACGTTGTTGTTCGGATTCATCACGGCGGTGCAGTATTCGGGACTGCTGCAGCCTTCAGGTTGGGTCACGTCCAGCAAATTGGCCGGCGCCGAAGCGTTACAGACCTTCGGGGCCTACGGTCTCGCGTTTCTGTTCGTCGGATTTTTGAGCGGGGTGCTCGCCGACCAGCTCCGCCATGCCGACCAATCGTTGCGTGAGAAGGAGCAGGGGCTCACGCGGCTTCAAGTGTTCCACGAGAATATCGTGCGCAGCATCAGCAGCGGGGTGTTCACCACCGATGAAGCGGGCCGCATCACCTCATTCAATCCGGCTGCGCACGAAGTGACGGGTTATGCTTTTCAGGAAGTTCAGGGACGTTCCTGGAGAGAAGTGTTCAATTGGCATCCGAGCGGGTCGTCCGAGGAACAGGAGCAGACGACGTCGACGTCGGCAAGGTTTGAGGTGGAATGTCAGCATGCGGACGGCAGCCGGCTTGTGCTGGGCATGACCGTGTCTCCCTTGCATGAGCAGGGCGCGCAACGCGGGCTGGTGGGCGTGTTCAAGGATTTGACCCAAATTCGATATTTGGAAGAGGAAATGCGCCGGCGGGAATGGCTCGCCAACCTGGGCGAGATGTCGGCCGGGATGGCCCATGAAATCCGCAATCCGCTCGGAGCCCTGGCCGGAGCGATGCAAATGTTGCGACAGGATGTCGGATCGGATGAAACCAGTCAGCGCCTGATGGATATTGCGATTCGAGAGGCGAAACGGCTCGACAATATCATCACCGAGTTTCTGCAGTATGCCCGCCCGCCCGCGTTGAACCTGCGCGAGCATGATTTGAACAAAGTCCTTGCCGATACGTTGGATCTGATTCAACATGAAGCGCGATCCCGAAAAGGCATGACCATCGTTCCCAAGATGGCCGTCGGGGCGTTGACGGCGCAGGTCGATCAAGACCAGCTGAAACAGGTGTTCTGGAATCTGGCCGTGAACGCCTTCGATGCGATGGCCGCCGGCGGCGTCTTGGCGATCGCTACGGGATCGCGGCGGGTCGAAGTGGAGGGGCGCCGTACCGACGTGATCGAAATTGCCTTTCAGGACAAGGGCGAAGGCATTCCCAAGCAGAATTTCGACAAAATCTTTCTTCCGTTTTTCACCACGAAAAAAGAAGGTTCCGGGTTGGGTCTGGCTCAGGTCCATCGCATCGTGGAGTTGCACGGCGGGTGGATCAAGGTCGAGAGTGATGTCGGGAGGGGGGCGCGGTTTGTCGTGTGCCTCCCGCAGTCGGCGGAGACCGGTGTGCGCTTGCGGCATGAAGGAAGGGAACCGTGGAAAAGATTCTAG
- a CDS encoding Peptidyl-tRNA hydrolase, with product MRLIVGLGNPGADYAETRHNIGCWVIQRAAARWSLRLTRKGVVRRGSGCAGSKPVELAGPLDWMNLSGPPLKGLLRELSLSPDDLVIVHDDLDMEPGRLRIRTGGGSGGHNGIKSVIEALGTPQFVRLKIGIGRPAPRQDSADYVLERVTPEEMAVYEPCLERAVDALELLLNRDVATAMNQVNVRERDTDEL from the coding sequence TTGCGTCTCATCGTTGGTTTAGGCAATCCCGGCGCCGACTATGCCGAGACCAGGCACAATATCGGCTGTTGGGTGATCCAACGGGCAGCTGCACGGTGGTCGCTTCGTCTCACCAGGAAGGGCGTGGTCCGGCGGGGCTCTGGTTGTGCCGGTTCAAAACCGGTCGAGCTTGCCGGTCCGCTCGACTGGATGAACCTCAGTGGTCCCCCCCTCAAGGGTCTCCTCCGCGAGCTCAGCCTGAGCCCCGATGATCTGGTGATCGTCCACGACGACCTCGATATGGAGCCGGGACGTCTGCGGATCAGGACAGGCGGCGGAAGCGGGGGCCACAACGGCATCAAGTCCGTGATCGAGGCCTTGGGAACGCCGCAGTTCGTGCGGTTGAAGATCGGCATCGGCCGTCCCGCGCCCCGACAAGATTCGGCGGACTATGTGCTGGAGCGCGTCACTCCCGAAGAGATGGCGGTCTACGAACCTTGTCTCGAGCGAGCCGTCGATGCGCTCGAATTGCTGTTGAACCGCGATGTCGCCACGGCGATGAATCAGGTCAATGTGCGGGAACGGGACACTGACGAGTTATAA
- a CDS encoding LSU ribosomal protein L25p, giving the protein MKFELTVESRVGGGKGPARQLRRAGKVPAVLYGQGECLLLSVNPDELVKILRSQAGSTALISITVNGAKTNAKRTALLRDYQVDPVAGNVLHADFFEILMDKPIRVKVPVHLTGGQPLGLKEGGVLHHVLRELHVECLPSLLPDFIDVDASQLQINQGIHLKDIRKADGLRFLDDPDHMVVSIAAPITDAKLEALLTTGAPGAEGAKEPEVVAKGKAAAEGAAGAEGAGKAGEAKAGAPAAAAKTEKKEPEKKK; this is encoded by the coding sequence ATGAAATTCGAGTTGACCGTTGAAAGCAGAGTGGGTGGAGGCAAGGGGCCGGCGCGGCAGTTGCGTCGTGCAGGGAAGGTTCCGGCCGTGCTGTATGGACAGGGGGAATGTCTTCTGCTCTCGGTCAATCCCGACGAGCTGGTGAAGATTCTGCGGTCCCAGGCTGGGTCCACCGCACTCATTTCCATTACCGTCAATGGCGCGAAGACCAACGCGAAGCGCACGGCACTGCTCCGGGACTACCAGGTCGACCCGGTTGCGGGGAACGTGCTGCACGCCGATTTTTTCGAAATCCTGATGGATAAGCCGATTCGCGTCAAGGTCCCCGTCCATTTGACCGGTGGACAGCCGCTGGGGCTGAAAGAAGGCGGCGTGCTGCACCATGTGCTGCGAGAATTGCACGTCGAATGTCTTCCCTCGCTCCTGCCGGACTTCATCGACGTCGATGCCTCACAGTTGCAGATCAATCAGGGCATCCACCTCAAGGACATTCGGAAAGCGGACGGCTTGCGGTTCCTAGATGATCCCGATCACATGGTCGTGAGCATCGCTGCGCCCATCACCGATGCCAAGCTGGAAGCGTTGCTCACCACCGGAGCGCCCGGTGCCGAAGGGGCCAAGGAGCCGGAGGTGGTGGCCAAGGGTAAGGCGGCGGCAGAAGGTGCGGCCGGCGCCGAAGGTGCGGGCAAGGCGGGTGAAGCCAAGGCCGGAGCGCCGGCTGCCGCAGCCAAGACCGAGAAGAAGGAACCGGAAAAGAAGAAGTAG
- a CDS encoding sigma-54 dependent DNA-binding response regulator: protein MEKILVVDDEQSLRDVLSIMLKRAGYAVTSASDGEEAIAQLQKDIFDLVITDLKMPRAGGLEVLKAVKAASPDTVVLMITAFASAESAVEAMKHGAYDYLTKPFQVDEVQLIIRNAIERRRLSTENMLLKREMASQSSFSQIVGQSEAMQRVYDVIKKVADSKSNVLIGGESGTGKELVARAIHYNSARASMPFVTVNCSAVPETLLESELFGHMKGSFTGAISNKAGLFEVADGGTIFLDEIGDTTPAIQVKLLRVIQEREFRRVGGTQDMKVDVRIVAATNRDLEKAVAEGAFREDLYYRLDVIPIKLPPLRMRTGDIPLLTRHFLQKFSKESGKPVPTMSQEAMRVLLAHEWRGNVRELENVIERVVAFTTGSSVTDADIRGWLHKPVSSQQALPSELPEDGLDLERLIDSIEKDLLLKALERSQWVKKRAARLLRLNTRSFRYRLDKYEIKGGRD from the coding sequence GTGGAAAAGATTCTAGTCGTCGATGACGAACAAAGCCTGCGCGATGTCCTGAGCATCATGTTGAAGCGGGCCGGGTATGCCGTGACCTCGGCCTCGGACGGTGAGGAGGCGATCGCGCAGCTTCAGAAGGACATCTTCGATCTGGTGATCACGGATCTCAAGATGCCGAGAGCGGGCGGCCTCGAGGTGTTGAAAGCCGTCAAGGCCGCATCGCCGGATACCGTCGTGCTGATGATCACGGCATTCGCCTCGGCAGAGTCCGCGGTCGAGGCGATGAAGCACGGCGCCTACGACTACCTCACCAAACCGTTCCAGGTCGATGAAGTGCAGTTGATCATCCGCAACGCGATCGAGCGGCGGAGGCTCTCCACGGAAAACATGCTCCTCAAACGAGAGATGGCCAGCCAGTCGTCGTTTTCTCAGATCGTCGGCCAGAGCGAGGCGATGCAGCGGGTCTATGACGTCATCAAGAAGGTGGCCGATTCCAAGAGCAACGTGCTGATCGGCGGCGAAAGCGGCACCGGCAAGGAGTTGGTGGCGCGGGCTATCCACTACAACAGTGCGCGCGCGTCGATGCCGTTTGTCACGGTCAACTGCAGCGCGGTGCCCGAAACGTTGCTGGAAAGCGAGCTGTTCGGGCACATGAAGGGCTCGTTTACCGGGGCGATCTCCAACAAGGCCGGCTTGTTCGAAGTGGCCGACGGCGGCACGATCTTTCTCGACGAGATCGGCGATACGACGCCCGCCATTCAGGTGAAGCTGCTGCGCGTGATTCAGGAGCGCGAGTTCAGGCGGGTGGGCGGCACGCAGGACATGAAGGTCGATGTACGCATCGTTGCGGCGACCAATCGTGACCTGGAAAAGGCGGTGGCGGAAGGCGCCTTTCGAGAAGACCTCTACTACCGGTTGGACGTGATTCCGATCAAGCTTCCACCGCTGCGCATGCGAACCGGGGACATTCCGTTGCTGACCCGACATTTCCTGCAGAAATTTTCCAAGGAAAGTGGTAAACCAGTGCCGACGATGAGCCAGGAGGCCATGCGCGTGCTGTTGGCGCATGAATGGCGAGGCAACGTTCGTGAACTGGAGAACGTGATCGAGCGTGTCGTGGCCTTCACGACGGGATCGTCGGTGACGGATGCGGATATTCGCGGCTGGCTCCACAAGCCGGTGAGCAGCCAACAGGCTTTGCCGTCTGAATTGCCGGAGGACGGCTTGGATCTGGAACGACTCATCGACTCGATCGAGAAAGACCTGCTTCTGAAGGCACTCGAACGGAGCCAGTGGGTCAAGAAGCGGGCTGCGCGATTGTTACGGTTGAATACCCGGTCGTTCCGGTACCGTCTCGATAAGTATGAAATCAAAGGAGGCCGGGATTAG